From Butyricimonas paravirosa, one genomic window encodes:
- a CDS encoding ATP-binding cassette domain-containing protein has protein sequence MEEPIVRVEHLSHRYSVQWAIRDINFEINQKGILGLLGSNGAGKSTTMNIICGVLNQTEGTVYINGIDTRKQPVEAKKYIGFLPQKPPLYTDHNVSEYLTYCAHLRLMDDREVKAAVVSAMKRCGIAHFSKRLVKNLSGGYQQRLGIAQAIVHNPKLVVLDEPTNGLDPNQILEIRDLIREIAQDHAVLLSTHILSEVEAICQNIKMIEHGNLIFSGTLDEFHDSVKSNTCIVKLENAPAEGELGNIPGVIKVKKLDEHSFRLQFEQEGEEVAKRVAEICVNRGWRLSEMQMEKVSMDEIFAQLSGKRVVDKF, from the coding sequence ATGGAAGAACCAATTGTAAGAGTGGAGCATTTATCCCATCGCTATAGTGTTCAGTGGGCAATCAGGGATATAAACTTCGAGATTAACCAGAAGGGGATTTTGGGGCTTTTAGGCTCGAACGGGGCGGGGAAGTCGACCACGATGAATATTATTTGTGGGGTATTGAACCAGACGGAAGGAACGGTTTATATTAATGGTATCGATACTCGTAAGCAACCCGTGGAGGCCAAGAAGTACATCGGTTTTCTGCCACAGAAACCGCCATTGTACACGGATCATAACGTGAGTGAATACCTCACGTATTGCGCTCATCTGCGGCTGATGGATGATCGGGAAGTGAAGGCCGCCGTGGTATCAGCCATGAAACGTTGTGGGATTGCTCATTTTAGTAAGCGGCTCGTGAAGAACCTTTCGGGGGGGTATCAACAGCGCTTGGGAATAGCGCAGGCCATCGTGCATAACCCGAAATTGGTGGTGCTGGATGAACCGACAAATGGTTTGGACCCGAACCAGATCTTGGAAATCAGGGATTTGATTCGGGAGATTGCGCAAGATCATGCCGTTTTGCTTTCCACTCATATTTTGTCGGAAGTAGAGGCCATTTGTCAGAATATTAAAATGATAGAACACGGTAATTTGATCTTTTCCGGGACGCTTGATGAATTTCATGACAGTGTTAAATCCAATACTTGCATTGTGAAGTTGGAGAATGCTCCTGCGGAAGGGGAATTAGGAAATATTCCGGGAGTGATCAAGGTGAAGAAACTCGATGAACATTCTTTCCGATTACAGTTCGAACAAGAAGGAGAAGAGGTGGCCAAACGAGTTGCGGAGATTTGTGTGAACCGGGGATGGAGGTTGAGCGAGATGCAGATGGAAAAGGTATCCATGGATGAGATTTTTGCCCAGCTATCGGGAAAACGAGTGGTTGATAAATTTTAA
- a CDS encoding Gldg family protein, with amino-acid sequence MKTIYRIAKSELNSLFCSPIAWLVLVIFTFQMSMAFTDRIIWELKDFVINNREKDGMTAYFLLTGFGTPLFPGVLSYLYLYFPLLTMGLMSREFSSGSIKLLYSSPITSTQIVLGKYLSMMLYGLIMLAIVTVYVVFYMFVLKDFDYPVAITGLIGIYLIMCLYSAVGLFVSCLTSYQVVAAIGTFAALTILQVIGGVLQGVDFWRDITYWICSGPHGPIAGLINSGDVLYYFLMPALFIGMSIMKLQFARQSKPWYTKVMKYLALVVVIVGIGYATSRRTTVCITDLSRDEQLTLTPKSRDILERFKGQELTLTTYVNIMDEHMAAKVFPKSRIGDMSVFSKYYRFKPDMKFKYIYYYDHVLNGHSCCAPGEDLEEAARKQAKVNGLDFDDVLSPEEIRKIHDLSGENNQVVRTLEDSEGNWTYLRMFNDLNPYPSEQEISVALLRMKDGAVKMGSLYGHGEREMNKSGDREIGWLFTNGSGRGSLINQGFDPISVPLTEEWEIPDDLQILLIIDPKEPFSTVELEKIRAYVASGRHLILATDVNRSEITGELLADFGVKALPGMLIQPRKDEDPTNINAVFTPQAGGINPMFAQWANRNYPLSMTGAVGLSYTMDKGYDVVPLVVSPVGSWTELETTDFEGEVPVFNPKAGEINQQLPVVLALTRQLNGKEQRILIFGDADWMTTGEFSKSRYYGVANGPLTTLMCSWMADYQYPTYFPRPAQPDNHLKLSYQSRGTLKVAFVVVFPAVILLLYLLVWFKRRGE; translated from the coding sequence ATGAAAACAATATATAGAATAGCGAAATCAGAACTAAACTCTTTATTTTGTTCCCCGATAGCCTGGTTGGTTTTGGTCATCTTTACTTTTCAGATGAGCATGGCTTTCACGGACAGGATTATATGGGAATTAAAAGATTTTGTCATCAATAACCGGGAAAAGGATGGAATGACGGCTTATTTTCTGCTTACCGGCTTCGGTACGCCATTATTTCCCGGTGTACTTTCTTATTTATATCTTTATTTTCCGTTGTTGACGATGGGGTTGATGAGCCGGGAATTTAGCAGTGGGTCCATTAAATTACTATATTCTTCCCCGATTACCAGCACGCAGATCGTGTTGGGGAAATATTTGTCGATGATGCTCTACGGGTTGATCATGCTGGCGATTGTTACGGTTTACGTGGTTTTTTACATGTTCGTGCTGAAGGACTTTGATTATCCCGTGGCGATTACCGGATTGATAGGTATTTACTTGATCATGTGCCTTTATTCAGCTGTGGGATTGTTTGTTTCCTGTTTAACCTCGTATCAAGTCGTGGCGGCTATCGGTACGTTTGCGGCGTTGACTATTTTACAGGTTATTGGCGGGGTTTTACAAGGAGTGGATTTCTGGAGAGATATTACTTATTGGATTTGTAGTGGTCCTCATGGTCCGATAGCCGGGTTAATTAATAGTGGTGACGTGTTATACTACTTTTTGATGCCCGCTTTATTTATAGGGATGTCCATTATGAAATTACAGTTCGCCCGACAGAGTAAACCGTGGTACACAAAAGTGATGAAGTATCTGGCTTTGGTGGTCGTGATCGTAGGGATTGGTTACGCAACTTCCCGGCGGACTACCGTGTGCATTACGGATCTTTCCCGTGACGAACAGTTAACCCTGACCCCGAAAAGCCGGGATATACTGGAACGTTTCAAGGGACAGGAGCTTACGTTAACAACTTATGTCAATATTATGGATGAGCATATGGCCGCCAAAGTGTTCCCAAAGAGCCGGATTGGGGATATGTCCGTGTTCAGTAAGTACTACCGTTTCAAGCCGGATATGAAGTTCAAGTATATTTATTATTACGATCACGTGTTGAACGGACATTCTTGTTGCGCACCGGGAGAAGATCTGGAAGAGGCTGCCCGAAAACAGGCTAAGGTGAACGGGTTGGATTTTGATGATGTGCTTTCTCCCGAGGAAATACGGAAGATTCATGATTTAAGCGGTGAAAATAATCAAGTTGTCCGTACGCTTGAAGATAGCGAGGGAAACTGGACCTATTTGCGAATGTTCAATGATCTGAATCCTTACCCGAGTGAACAGGAAATATCTGTTGCCTTGTTGCGGATGAAGGATGGAGCCGTAAAGATGGGTTCTCTCTACGGGCATGGTGAACGGGAAATGAACAAAAGCGGTGATCGGGAAATTGGGTGGCTCTTTACCAACGGTTCCGGTCGCGGGTCATTGATTAATCAAGGATTTGATCCGATAAGCGTACCGCTTACGGAAGAATGGGAGATTCCGGATGATCTGCAAATCCTTTTGATTATAGACCCGAAGGAACCTTTCTCGACGGTGGAGTTAGAAAAAATCCGTGCCTATGTAGCAAGTGGTCGTCATTTGATTCTTGCAACGGATGTTAATCGGTCGGAAATAACGGGAGAATTACTTGCGGATTTCGGGGTAAAGGCTTTACCTGGAATGCTGATACAACCTCGTAAAGATGAAGACCCGACGAATATTAACGCTGTTTTCACGCCGCAAGCAGGGGGGATTAATCCGATGTTTGCCCAGTGGGCAAATCGCAATTATCCGTTGAGTATGACAGGAGCCGTGGGGTTGAGTTACACGATGGATAAGGGGTATGACGTTGTACCGTTAGTGGTTTCACCAGTCGGTTCGTGGACTGAATTGGAAACGACGGATTTCGAGGGGGAAGTCCCGGTGTTTAATCCGAAAGCAGGGGAAATCAATCAACAGTTACCTGTGGTGCTTGCCTTGACCCGCCAATTGAACGGGAAGGAGCAGCGTATTTTGATTTTTGGAGATGCTGACTGGATGACGACCGGGGAGTTCAGCAAGAGTAGATATTATGGAGTGGCAAACGGACCGTTGACAACGCTTATGTGTAGTTGGATGGCTGATTATCAATACCCGACTTATTTTCCTCGCCCGGCACAACCGGATAATCACTTGAAATTGTCCTACCAGTCACGAGGGACCTTGAAGGTGGCGTTTGTCGTTGTCTTCCCGGCCGTGATCTTGTTGTTGTATCTTTTGGTGTGGTTTAAGAGAAGAGGTGAGTAG